The sequence below is a genomic window from Eleginops maclovinus isolate JMC-PN-2008 ecotype Puerto Natales chromosome 20, JC_Emac_rtc_rv5, whole genome shotgun sequence.
TCAGGTATGCCTTCACTGGGGAAAGGGGGGTACCTTGAATGTTGAGATATGGGAAGTTGACTGAAATGTCAACAACTCGGAGGTCACATCGACATGCAAAAATCACATAAAAGACTTGCCATTTTTACactaataaagacaaaaataaacataaaccaAACATTAAACAGGTAAACTAGTAAGTCATCCATCACCtgaatacagtaaaaaaaaacaggaaatagcTAAACTTAAACAGCTTAGACCCAACTGCTTTaatattaaagaaacatttcaacttGAAGGCAGTTCAAGTCAGTCAAATTCAGCTACTTGCTTCTAGGTATGATCCCCATTTAGAATGATGTTTTACAACTTTACAAGAAATCAGAACACACAAGAGATTAGTCAGTATTTAAACTGCATCCACAACTCAGGTTTTTGCGTAGGGGCATGACTCTCACTTGCTCTAAAGAGGAAAGCTTCTCAGCTACTGTTTTTTCTAACGATGCTCCATCTACAGTACATGAAATATCCAAAACTGAAATGCAcccacacactttcacacatgtTAGTAAGGAAACAAATAACATAACTTAACATTTTGGTGTAATGTTCCTAAAATAACCTGTTTTGGTTTCTGTAACTTGAGAGGGGGATAATGATAAACTTACATTGATGTTtcacctttgtttttttgtttcagccATTAAAGCAGAACCGCTGGATGACTACCAGCTGAATACGTATGGTTACACTGACAATCAGCCCCTAACTGGCCTGTCGATGAAGTCACTCTACCATCAGCTGGAGCACGAGAGCAGCCTTCAAGCCTTGAATGTTTCTCCTACAATGTACCATCTAACAGCTGCAGACCCGAGAGCCCACGTTGTAATCCCAGATCCACTAGACGAACAGCCACTCTATTACCAGTCCAGAGCCGGCTCTTTTATCAACAACCCTGGGCTGTACCACCCAGCAAACCAACGTTACAGCGGAAGTGGTACCACCCTCCTTGGAAGTTCCCCGGTAGCTTCCCACGCTGCCTCCAATCCCAGCCCCTGTGTCGGTGCCAGAACCGCTGTGGGAAAACTGGGCGAAGGTCCTCAGGTTGGTGATTCATACGAGGCCTGTTTTGTGTCGAGACATCAGAATTTTGTGCAGACAGTGCTGCCACTGGGGAAGTCTCCACCATCGAGATACATCCAAGGTCCTGTTCAAGGGAAGGCTGGAGGCCGAGTGGAGTCTCTGACCATGAGGAACCATGAGGAAGGAGCACCAGAGAGGGTCACCGTCAAACAGGAGAACCTCCGCTATGCTTACCTGGAGGATGGTGAGTGTTTTCATTACATACTGCCATTTTTTTACCAAATTACTTTACTCACGTTTTGTGTGTACAAATGAGTGCAACACTACGAAAAGCTTTTAGGTGTGTCTGATCTGTCCTTTTCCATGGGGGCCAGGTTAATCGACCCACTTTGGATTGTGATTGTCTTGAAAAGCTAAAATCTTCATACAACAGGTTATATGAACTGGTTTGTTTaaaacaggggtgtccaaactacggcccgggggccaactgtGGCACGTTGTCTAATTTGAATTGGCCATCAGCTAATTCTAAATGTATAATGGGATATatcccacacatgaaacttgtatttgtcttatattgtacttattaaatatgtatgttgacatatattacacattttgtattattattattatcattattattattattattattcatgtgttaTTAAGCCCTTTAAACTTGtacattcagtcaattaaagttgaaaacattttctaacaaatctaagttgacAACAAAACGCCCGATAACTTATGCATAACAAtcttgaaatataccctttaTATTttcccttattataagcaatctgaggcttctgtttaagGAATTagctgaaaacaaaataaatgaaaccctatggagagctgtgatgtaggctgttttttttcttaaagcatattccagtaTCAAGCATCAGTTACCTACTTACCTAATGTACAGTACCTTACCTCTAGTAATGGGCCCAGCCTTTCGTATATATGGCCTATGTGGCCCCTTAgtgaaaaagtttggacacccctggtttaaaATATACCTTAATAATTTAGccttaatgttttgtttgtaattgtattacatttaagtCTACTGCTATGTTTTAGgtttggtttgttgttttggaaTTGGGCCATCAGCCGCCTCTCCGTTTCAACATGCCAGTATATCTGACGGTTgatcttctttttctgtgttcAATCACCTTTAAAAGAAATACGGAGTAACTACGACCGTGGTTTTCATCATACTTGATTAAAGGGTGTAGCATGGGCAAAGGAAgaatccattacattttttaccagATCCAAATCACAGGCCTTTTAGTTCTTGTCTACAACAGTATTGAGAGTAATAGGCCCTTtccaaaaaagacattttgagtCTTCACAGTAGTGAAGCACATCTTTATGTAAGCAAATGAATGATGGCTGAAATTGGGATGCTTTATCTACATTAATGGGTATCGTGCATGCTGGTGTATTGTCACTGGCACCTGCACACGATAAATCAGTCATACATGTGCTTTTCCTGCTAGAACAATGGTCTTGAGCACCAAAGTGACATTATCTCTCAATCAGTCAGATACTCTGATTCTGAGTTCAGTCTGTTTGAACGCAGAAGGATCTGTTTCTATCTCGGcttcagcttttttttgttttccttgacAAATATTTACCTGAGTTGTAGAAGATGCAGTACTGCAATAACTGCGtcagcaaaataataaatggtAGCATAAACTATGGAACACAGTAGATGAGTAATTGTGGTTTGGACTGCAAATGCATACAAGCACATTGCAAGTGAACGCTTTCAAATCCTGCATTGTGGGTTGTGTTGGGCTTTTCTTTCCACTTTCCTGTCTCTTTCAGACTCACTCACACATCCGAAAAACACTCACGGCTCTTGTAGAATCTTCATGTCcatgttgaaataaatcaaatataactTGGCTATGAGTCCTGATGTATTTGAGTAGAAAAAAGGGTAAGAAACAACCCACCCTGAAGTTATGTACCCTAGCATTATTTGCCTTAGGGCAAAGTTTCTGTTTACACCTCTGTGATGGaaggcagaaacaggaagtttACTGAATAGGCAAATACATGCAGACACCTGTGGTGAACCGAAAAAAGAATCAGCCATGTCCTTTGTTCTGTTCTCTGATACCGACTGTGGTAAACAAGAACGTTTTAGCAgctacaacttttttttaccactCATCAGCAGCAAATTgatatgttattatttgtagtgatctgtatttattatgaaaTTAATATTGATCAAATGTTATTCTTTCGACAATGCTTATTTTTGTGGGGAAAAATAAGATCCCTGATCAGTTAATAAATCATAGACACCAGAGGACAATACTTCATTACTTCAGCAACTGCAACTCCTCATTGGACTAATTTAGAACATTTCTGGAGGCATAACCACACATCACATGCCTGAGTTCAAAAGGGGGACGCTTGCCGCACTTTCTCCCTTGTTTCCCTTCCTTTACGCTTCACTCTTAAATCTATACCCTTTGATAAATCTGACTTCAGCGACCACTGCTGGtagtattaaaaacaaattgatgtAGATTTATCCCAAGAGCCTCCATTAAGTAGAGCAAGGGACTTGAGGATGAATTAGGTGACACTAATTTTGCAGGGCTTTATCcataaaacaaattattattgAAATCAGAAACAGTTTGATTGCAAAGTAGCATTGCcaataaaattattattatttggtaATTTGTTGCATAACAACCAATGCAGTGCAAATGTCAAGATTCAAAAATTGCGATTTATTTAATCTAAATGtattacataaaaaaagcagCTTGTTTTGGTTTATTACAGCATTGTTGTAAATAAGAAAGTTGCTCATCCctgtttgtaatgttttacagTGAATGACATCATACGCAGAGACATGAAAGGATACAATGGAGAGTGAACATGGAGGACTGCAGCCGCCCTGATGTTCTTCAGATTAAGCATAAAATGAGTGTCTTTGAGGAAAGCATGTACTAGTTATCAAATAAAATTGTTGGCTGACATAAAGCAAGCAATCTAAACTATTACAATTTTAGACTTTTTGACCCTTTACTGTTCATCtattgtgtctttattttaagtAGTTTGACTTATTTGTACAATTGCTCTTTTTAGGCATCTATACAATatgttgtattaaataaaatctGTTTATATGAATCAGTGTGTATTCAATGAAGTAAGGTCGGGAATGGACtgaatagtaaaaaaaaaaaaaaatctaaattaacaCACAATTCGTTTTTTTCCCCTGATAACAAATATCACTGtctttgaaattgtttttcttgtgaGGAAGTCATACAACAGATACCATTATAAAATTaatataatacaacatttatcaaaaagtatttaaagtatGATTATTTGGCATAACACCAACATGAAAGGTTAAGGTTGGGGTGACTTAAGCTGAAAGACAGATTTAGAGGAGTTCAACTACAATATTTACTACTTAGATGTAGTGGATTCTTGGGGAACGTCTTGATTTAAGAAAAAGTACCTCTACTTTGAAACTTAACTACAGAacttgagaaaatgtactttaccCCTGGTGACGAAGCCtatctttatgttttaaaaatgttgactttaagaAGTGAAAATGAGatatctgttttcctttttttagagCCTTAAACATAATGATGTGTCACTTTTGATACAAACGCTAGAGGAcgacattttcaaaacaatcatTCCCCGGTTCGGAAGTGGCTCGCATACGTGTGACGTCACTTCCGCTTggagattttattttctttcttatgtgtgcatgttttccTTCACAGCTTTACTAATATCTTTGCTCTGATATTGAAGTTAACACCCCTGTAACCACTGAGGAGAGTGAAGTTGACCCCTTACTGGTGAGCTTCTAACCACCCTGCTGTGCTACGTTGTAAATAATTCGTTGGTGAGTCAGTTTACAACAGCCTACAATCTATAGTAGCGTTTTGTTTATCAACTGGACGCAGAGCACACAACATCGTTTGATTCACATTTCCACGCATTTGTAACAATTCAGTGTTTATAGTGTGGTTGTGGATACAAAACGAGACAGACGAACACCTTTCCATCTTGTCTGGGAGCCATGAAATCCTCATATTTTTGGAATTACTGACATGTTGTTAATCTTCCTGCTAAATTCTCTCCCGGCCTACGGCAATTTtgcatcaaatatatttttataacagTACCAACAATGTTATTAGAAACATTACATCAAAGCGATGTTTTCCCGAATCTAGTTTGAAAACACATGTTATCAAGGATATTTGAAGTTGAAGATGAAggaaaataacacaattaagaaaatatatatttttattccacGTCCACCTTAGGCTACGTAAATTAAGCTAACTTTAAAGAAGAGTAAATGAGATTCACCCAAGTAATGACATTTGAACATTGAGTTTCTATATAGTAcgcaaaacagaaaataagaaattcAAATCGGCTGAAGCCTAGCACACAATTAGCATATAAACATAATATGCCTACATATGATTCCATGGGATACCAGGAGGAACCTGGGTTTGTTATTAAAATTGCGTTGTCACTGGGGGAAGTATAATTGTGTATCCTTTAATgctaaatatatttctgaaCGAGTGGAAGACTTAGTTAAATCTCCTTATAAAGTCGCTGAAGAAAGCACTACGTTCACGTTAATTCGAGGAGCCCTGGTTTTGTTAATGAAATGTTGTAATTCGTATTGATCTTGCAACCCTTTTTTGAAGAATAGATCCTGTTGCTAACTGTGGTCCTGTTGTTTGCTGAGATAGGTTGGTGCACTGACAAGTAACCAAACAGACCATCAGCAGCATCATGTCAGCAGAAGTGGACCTGTCCCCTCCAGAGGTCCCTGAAGCCACCTTTCTAGAGAGCCTCCTGCGCTATGGACTGTTTCTGGGCGCCATCTTCCAGCTCATCTGCATCCTCGCTGTCATCTTCCCCACATCCAAGGGACACGAACAGGTGGGTAGACGCCAAGAAATTATGAGAGATAGTTGATTCACATGAAGCTAATTTTATAGTTAAAACCAACATATCTACATTCTGCTGGTTTCTTTCAATTTAACCAATTCAAATGGGCTGTTGAATAGGGCTGAAATATGATTCTAAATCTGATAACAAAGAACACAATCAGAAACATTTGCAGCATGGAGCAGCTGCAGATAGATCAGCTAGGAATTTAAttatgtattaatgtattttctCCTATCTTGCTTGACAGGTGTAAAGGCTCTGCAATCACactattttgtaaaataaatcttgCAGAACGTAACTATTCAGTCTTCAGAAAAAACAGACATCCGTTATAAAGATTAGTGTTTAAATGTCCATGAAGACAGAGCCACTAAGGGCTTCTCGCAGAATCTCCATACTGTTAACTGTCAGGAGAGATTATTTATAGACGAGCAATTAAATCCACGGTCTCATCGTTCTATTTTCAAATGCACTGATTACTCTCCACAGTATGTCGCCATTTCATCCTTTACAGCAGCCTGCTGTCAGTCTGCCTTGCcatacaaagacagaaacagtgCTGACGGGGAAACCATAGGGGGAAACACGTcggtatttattttgtttggctTGTGTGTTCCTGAGTTTTAtccataaaaagaaaagaaaaagatgagaTAACGACAAAGTGAAAGAGTGGAAGAAGGCCTTTTGGTGCAGTTGTATTCATGTATATGTGCATCCTGCTAATATGGGTTTTTaatccagtttttaataatttcaacttttctttttcatttttatgataTGCATTCTAGGttatctattttttaaaatctaatttgactcaaattaaatgaatttgGCATCCtcccattaaaaaaatatatattctgtgtCTGTTTCCATGTTATAAATCACTTAGAATTTCTTGTACGAAGGATGCTTTGATTATCTTATACTTATTATTAatgtaatgattattattattgctccATAAATTCAGGGAACTGCCTATAACAATTCCATTCACTTTAGGTACGTTAACACATAGTCTGAGGTATCTGGAGTGATGAAGAAATGGAATACTAAAATATATATGACTCACCCCCTTTCTACAGTTTGTTGTCAAACACAGACTCTTGAAAGATTTACTTCCTTAAATAGTCTTTTGGCAAATTCCGTATGTGAAAGTGTCAGCTAACAAGTCATCTAAACATGTGATCAAGCAGTCATGTGTTTTGACACCATATTTACTATGACTCAgaggatttatttattgtaaattaCAGGGTGGttaatgtgtgttgtgttttctcaaCAGGAAGAGACTGAGTCCACTGATGGCAAGGCCACCGAACAGCTGAAGAAACCTAAAGGACTGACCCCGCAGCTTCGGCAAAAActaaagaaagagagcaagaaGAAGCGATAGATAGTGCTGCATGTGTGAATGCGTCGGTTTGAAGACATCAGTCAATCAACATTAAACGGTTACAATTATCACTACAGGATATGAAACACTAATGCTATATTGCATGAGACACCTTGACCTTTATATTGACATCAGTATTAAAAAGAGCAAATAGTCATGTTGAGTTTATGCAGCTTCATATttcattgcctatttgttttgcaattgtattttacaatatatcattgattgaaatgtatttggatttcaacagaaaaaataaatccactCTGGTCATTCACTTCCGCTGTTTTCATTGCAATATTTCCATTTGGTCAGATGAGTCAGAATTGGatcattgtgtttatatttactCACTAGATGACAATCTTCATGACTTCCTGTTAAGCtacagtttttttccccactaCAGGTAAGGTTTATTtaacttgttatttttctcttttttaaggTTAACAGGATATTCATAGACCTTATAAAGGGGGGTTAACATGAGGAGAGCTAAGTtctatttaataaacaaatgaaaataaaaccttaTTGGTATTGGATTGAATGTTTTATCAGTAAATCAGTCAAAACAACTTTTGAAAcggttataaataaatatccttATTCCTATTCTTAACATTTTCATGCATGCTCTCAAACCTAGAGTTTAAAGCTTTCCAATTAAActataaagttaaaaataaaatgttttcagattaTATTCAGTAGTGGTAATTCTGATTCAGTATGAACTAGGAAGAATTTgcatgtttataaaataaaaatgtttaaaacgaAATAGTGTTATAGGAAACACttattacataataataataaggacCGTAATAAAATAAGCCCAATATAAAAAGGTATTGTATTAATATAAGAGTTTAACCCAAACATTTTGTCAGCACAAACTTGCTTTGCTTTACTCCCTCATaagtaaatatttattattgtttatttataagcTTTTATATggctatgtgtgtttgtgtatatttgaAAACCTTGTTTTGCTATTAATGCGCAGCCTTAAAATTACCGTTCCAAACAGCGATGTGAGTGTCGCTTAGCAACCGGTTCTGACAGCATTTGGCAACGTTTTTGAATGATAAGTGAAATGTAAGGACTGAGTATGTATGTCGTGTTGTTAAACTTCTTAAATCAGACTCAGATTGAAAGCTTCTGAATCGTGATCCCAGATTGTATTTTAGAAAAGATCAACGTGGGTGTTGTCGTGCCTTCTAACGCCTCGGTGAATTAATTCAACAATCACAGCGTCGAGTTACGCAACACGACGTGAATCCTCTCGACTTCGCCATCATTGCGTAGAAAGGGTAACACTCAACCTCATCATATTTTGCGCTCTCGTGTTTCGTCAGTGATGCACTATCCCGTGCCTCCCCCCCACACGAGGCATGTCTCCTCCACACCACATCGCTACTCCTGTCGCTTCCTTGCATGAATTTACCACGCCGTCGCCTCTTCCCAGCTGAACAGGCTACCTCACCCGCCGGGTTGGACGCTGTTTGTCCGGCCCACCGACCGTAGCCGCCCCCGGCAGCTGTGCCCTCTGCTCCCGAAGGCAGTCCTCGTCATGACCTCCCCTTTCTGCGATTCTGCCGATAACTGCTAAATGGGCTTCGTGGCTGGGCAGAGGTTTCCACAGCAACTGCCCATCCGCTTCCAGTATTTCTCTAATGAGGACAGCCTTCAGGATTTAACACGAGTCCTCACTGCGCGTCTCTGATTTCTGGGCTGAATCTCCAGACGCGTCAAAGGTGAGTACATTTATAGCGCTTTAATgcaagaaaatgtgatttatttggggattttgggagtatttgtttttttgctgctcATGTTCCCATACCAATGATTCACACACTGCCTCTCTCACACTGACTAGTATTTCATTGTTGCACAGGCCATTCAGTCAGAGCTGCTCGCACATTTGCTCAGTGCCACTCAGCCTGTGCCAGGGCTCCGTTGTTGTTGACGATCTACTACATCCCCAGACAAAATGCGCACGGTATGTGCAATtgtaatattttggattttctCATGGGCAAAACACCATCAAGGATGAGTCCGTAAATCGACAACGAACAGAACATTAACGCCAACAATCCATCGAAATTCAAAATGGAGCTGTAACAGCACCTGTTTTGATTCATCAGGCCGCATATGCGCTGTATGTGAGCCCAAgccagccacagccacagccacataAGCATTGTCGCCCTTTACCTCCATGTTCCCATTCACAAATCCCAGTTTACGTGCCTAATGTGGATCAGTTTGGCAAACAGGGActgttgatgttttcttttctcttttttttttgttacattccCTCCCCGTAGCAAATACGTTTATCATTGACAGCTGCTACTCCTGTAGGCAGCTACTACCCCACCCCTTGTTTCTTTGAAAGCAGCTTTGCTGACAACTGGTGTTTAATCCCGCGGAAATAGAATTTTAATTATGTGGCTAATCTATTTACAGTCGGTTTTGGGATTTGGACTAATTCCAGCAAATTTCCATAGTGCAGTAGGATCAGGTTTGCTAAAAATGTAAGACATGAATCATGGGAGAGCTCAATGTGGGATGTTTAAGACTGGACACCCAGATGCTATAATATGCTAGCctcattttaaaagcacatGGTAAGCATAGCTTTAAAACAATTTCATCATATTGGATTGAATGAATTTCTGTCATATTGTTCTACAAACTGAGATAGTTATAATAACAACAGTGGGTCAAAAAACATATTGTTCATCTTCACCAGGCAGTAAGAAAGAGAAGCTTGTCTGGACTTGTTGGGCTTTGACTAAAGCTCATCCTTCATTATAGATTAACCTACTAATGTTTTCTCAATGTTTTCATAAATCTATTCCCAAAAGCCTTACATTTCTCTTATACCTTGCTTTGTCTGATCAACATTTCTGAGATGTTCTATTTACTatcacaaagacaaagaaactgCACCAAGAATGTAAGTCTCCCCAATTGAGAAGCagactttttgttattttaactttaaaaatgacaagCAATAAGTATTCTGTTTATTTGCCTTTCGGTCAACTAGTTGATTGATAGTCCAGTTGTTTGCAGCTTTAGTTGGTTTTGTCAAAcattctgttgtgtttttgttcctgtcagagcaatataaatgtacatttttaggGGGTAATTAAGTATGACcccatatgtttattttaatgtgctGTAATTCACAAAGAAAGGCTGGCTGTAGAGTTAATGATTTGCTAAAAGTGTGCCACCTCTGTAATGAAAAATCCATCATGTTCTCTTTCCTACTCTTTGTCCTCCTTTATAGAGGCATGTTGAAGCAGCTCTTCCTCATAGCCTGGATAATTTTGAGTCTCCAGTTAAAGATGGACAGAAAACAGAAGTGTGTTTTATCAGCTGAGTGCCACAATCCCCCtcttgtcctcctcttccttttcttcttttgtgcTTATCCTTAGTGTGTTTTGTCACTGAGAAAGAGGGTAGTTGAGATGGGAGAGCAGGCACAGACTTTGCAAATTGAGTGGGGTCGGGAAAACATTGGGCAAAGAATAACAGAGAATATCTGATTGAGGCATCCACTGTTCTAAAATGGGACAAATCTTGATAGCTAAATGAATGCATATGTTTTTCCTTAGTCCCCTTTAAAGAAACGgcctgttttctctctttaacCCAACCTATTAATAATCTGTGTATTATGTATGTGGACTGCACTATGTCATGTTATTATCATGCAACATCAGTATAGGACAGGGACGTTAATGTGCACATTTCCGCTTGTTTTGATCTTGAGGAGCCATCATtgacccccctccctctctttcgtTACTCCTCCCCAGGGCAAACTGTTTCCCATTTGACTGAAACATTGGCTCCAGCCCCTTCTCTTTCTGCAGCACAGTGGCAACTGTTACCGTCTGTTGTGACTCAGTGAGGTTTGTCATGGCCAAATGTGCTTTTGTGCCTGACCAGAAACCTGAAGCTTGTAGGCTCAGCTTTAGATTGAAGATTACAAATGCCGATTAGACAGAGAAATCGTGATTAAGTGTAAACTCCTTTTTGCAAAACCTATTCAATATCAAAGGTAGGCTGTATTTAAGCGCAGTGCTTTGAAAGCACAATTTTCTGCAACAAATTGGTGCAGTTTTATTGTGGAAGTATTGTGGATCCAGCAACTTTGGGTATTTTGTTAGTCTTC
It includes:
- the manbal gene encoding protein MANBAL; its protein translation is MSAEVDLSPPEVPEATFLESLLRYGLFLGAIFQLICILAVIFPTSKGHEQEETESTDGKATEQLKKPKGLTPQLRQKLKKESKKKR